A DNA window from Daucus carota subsp. sativus chromosome 3, DH1 v3.0, whole genome shotgun sequence contains the following coding sequences:
- the LOC108203712 gene encoding uncharacterized protein LOC108203712, giving the protein MGPKRKSVPEAAAAGGADPALVQMLALMQQQMANLAAQQQRPPAPPAVTFKTFQAVHPPEFKGAANPVEASGWLKEIEKAFDLANVGEEQKTQFASYFLKNEANYWWESKKALEGGNVITWERFKVLFLEKYFPRHMQNQMEIKFLELKQDDMSVADYEVRFTELARFVPDQVDTDEKRAKRFQQGLKDWIRGRVAMCEMTSYVSIVQKAMIIENESEMSQRNREGKKKKVEAPEGSQRQGNSQGNFN; this is encoded by the coding sequence ATGGGTCCTAAACGAAAGAGTGTTCCAGAGGCAGCGGCAGCAGGTGGGGCTGATCCCGCACTCGTACAGATGTTGGCTCTCATGCAGCAGCAAATGGCAAATCTTGCAGCACAACAGCAGCGACCCCCAGCTCCTCCAGCTGTAACTTTTAAAACATTTCAGGCAGTTCATCCACCAGAGTTCAAGGGTGCTGCAAACCCGGTAGAGGCCAGTGGATGGCTCAAGGAGATAGAAAAAGCATTTGATCTAGCAAATGTGGGGGAGGAACAAAAGACCCAGTTTGCTAGCTACTTTTTAAAGAATGAGGCAAATTACTGGTGGGAATCGAAGAAAGCCTTAGAGGGAGGTAACGTAATTACGTGGGAAAGATTTAAAGTATTGTTCTTGGAAAAGTACTTCCCTAGGCACATGCAGAATCAGATGGAGATTAAGTTTCTGGAGCTTAAGCAAGATGATATGAGTGTAGCAGATTATGAGGTCCGCTTCACGGAATTGGCAAGGTTCGTTCCGGATCAGGTTGATACGGACGAAAAGAGAGCTAAACGATTTCAGCAAGGGCTGAAGGATTGGATCCGTGGTAGAGTGGCCATGTGTGAAATGACGTCGTATGTTTCCATAGTTCAAAAGGCCATGATTATTGAAAATGAAAGTGAGATGTCCCAAAGAAATAGAGAGGGGAAAAAGAAGAAGGTGGAGGCTCCAGAAGGAAGTCAGAGGCAAGGGAATTCTCAGGgcaattttaattaa
- the LOC135151673 gene encoding uncharacterized protein LOC135151673 has protein sequence MPRMRLTARKRVPLNHPQIFRFNLPAQESLTKSESDGSSVERSPQVPPLPSRSSSASVDVNPVLAEPEEDPEEDPVVGSVQEVVANPALVRSVGKTVEAVKTGRVPISQMEPGEARVMRIIEEAKQEVGIETDADGRQRIVHRQIRATASVSATSRAPAGGMIQAVPHHVYAALGRDCDFLRGQNAEIRRLMDVLLQERRVPVEDSEARSRIGAIEHIARQRLAEFPSTSEWDVEARRVTRLICWILSELRAVRGPRK, from the exons ATGCCGAGGATGCGCCTTACCGCTCGCAAGAGGGTCCCACTTAACCATCCACAGATATTTCGGTTCAATCTTCCTGCTCAG GAATCTCTTACTAAGAGTGAGTCGGATGGGAGTAGTGTTGAGAGGAGTCCCCAAGTACCCCCGTTGCCATCGCGTAGTTCATCAGCAAGTGTGGATGTAAACCCAGTACTGGCAGAACCTGAGGAAGACCCGGAAGAAGATCCAGTAGTCGGATCCGTTCAGGAGGTGGTGGCTAACCCGGCTTTGGTAAGGAGTGTGGGAAAGACTGTTGAAGCTGTGAAGACCGGGAGGGTCCCCATCAGTCAAATGGAGCCTGGGGAGGCTCGGGTTATGCGAATCATCGAAGAAGCAAAGCAGGAAGTAGGCATCGAGACTGATGCCGATGGGCGCCAGCGTATCGTCCATCGTCAGATAAGGGCCACAGCATCAGTATCTGCCACATCTAGGGCTCCAGCGGGTGGGATGATTCAGGCAGTCCCGCATCATGTATATGCTGCTTTGGGCCGGGACTGTGATTTTCTGCGTGGTCAGAATGCGGAAATTAGGAGGTTGATGGATGTACTGCTCCAGGAGAGGCGAGTCCCGGTGGAGGATAGTGAGGCACGCTCCAGGATTGGGGCAATCGAGCACATCGCCAGGCAGCGATTGGCCGAGTTCCCATCCACGAGTGAATGGGACGTTGAGGCACGTAGGGTGACGAGGCTCATCTGCTGGATTCTGTCGGAGTTACGCGCAGTTCGTGGGCCGCGTAAGTAG